Part of the Microbacterium sp. Clip185 genome is shown below.
ATGAACGTCAGCGGATGCTGCGCGGGCATCCACGTGGTCTGCGCGATGCGCTCCGCATCCAGCCGCCCGACCCGTCCGGGCCATCCGGTGGGCGCCTGACGGGTGTAGGCCCACGTCACATCGAGGCCGGCGGCGCCCAGCCGCTCGACCTCGTCGCGGTAGAGGGCGTCGGCCGCCGTGCGCACCGAGTACAGCAGCCGGAACGGCGCACCGATGCCTGCGACCTCCCGCGCGCGCGCCATGGCGAGCAGCGGCACAATGCCGGAGCCGCCCGCGATGAGCTGCACGGGCGACGGGTCGGCGGCATCCCACACGAAGTAGGCGCCGAGCGGGCCCTTGACCTCGAGCGCGTCGCCGGGCTCGGCAACACGGACGAGGTAGGGCGACACCTCCCCCTCGGGGATCTCGTCGACGGCGATCTCGACGCTCTCCCCCGGCCCGAAGGAGGCGATCGAGTACGAGCGCTCGGCCTGATAGCCGTCGGGCGCCGTGAGGCGGATGTCGAGGTGCTGTCCGGGAGCGTTTCCCGGCCAGCCCGGGACGGCGAGCGTCAGCACGCGACCGTGCGCGGTGTCGGGTACGGCTGAGGCGACCCGCGCGGCGAGCCAGTCGCTGGTTCTCACCAGTAGCGTTCCTCTGTCCACGGGTCGCCGTGCAGGTTGTAGCCGTTCTGCTCCCAGAAGCCCGGGTCGTCGTGCTTCTGCATGCTGAGCCCGCGCACCCATTTGGCGCTCTTCCAGAAGTAGAGATGCGGCACGAGGAGTCGCGCGGGGCCGCCGTGCTCCGGATCGAGCGGCTTGCCGTCGAACGAGTACGCGATCCATGCCTTCCCGCCGCGCAGGTCCGCCATGGGCACATTCGTCGTGTAGCCGCCGTACGAGTGCGCCATGGCGTACTCGTACGAGGTGTCGATGCCGGCGAACAGCGTGTCGATGGAGACGCCGCGCCAGGTCGTGTCGAGCTTCGACCAACGCGTCACGCAGTGGATGTCGGTGTGGACGTCCTCGGCGGGAAGGTCGAGGAACTCGGACCAGCTCCAGGAAGTGACCTGCCCCGATTCGGTGCGGATCGAGAACGACCACTCGCTCTCCGGGATGCGCGGGGTGGGTCCGGCGGAGAGGACGGGGAAGTCGGCGGTGAGGTACTGACCCGGTGGGAGCCTCGGGTCCGACTCCCGCCGCCGTCCGCCGAATCCGCGTGTGAACTCCGCCATGACCGTCTCCGTCTCGTCGTTGGCTCAGGGTAGCGCCGCCGCCCGCGGTCGAGAACCCTCTCCTCCGATCGAAGTCTGCCGCGTTGAGCCGTGAACACACGGCACCCGTGTCGAGGCGATGCTCGACACGGGTCGCACCCCGCGCCTGCGCCCCGCTCTAGCCTGTGAGGGATGCGGCCGTGCACAGGTGCGGTCGGGAAGGCGGAGCATGTCGCAGGTGCGCACCAGCAATCGGAAGGTGTCCCACGGGGCGGGATTCTGGATCGTCGCGATCGCTTTCCTGCTGGTGATGGCGTACTCGACGGTGCCGACCCCGCTGTATCCGCTCTACCAGGAGCTCGATCACTTTCCCGTGTCGATCGTCACGGTGATCTTCGCGGCGTATGCGGTGGGTGTCGTCTTCAGCCTGTTCTTCCTCGGTCACATCAGCGACTGGACCGGGCGGCGACGGATGCTGGTGATCGCCGTGCTGGTGTCCGCAGTGTCGGCGGTCATGTTCCTCGCCGTGATGAGCGTGCCGGGTCTGATCGCGGCCCGACTGGTCAACGGTGTCAGCGTCGGGATCCTGACCGCGACGGCGACGGCGCACCTCGGGGAGCTGCGCCAGGCGGCACGGCCCGACGAGAACGCGATCGTGGCGGCATCCGTCGCGGGAGCGGCGAACATCGGGGGCCTCGCTCTGGGTCCGCTCATCGGAGGGTTGTTCGCCGAGTTCCTGCCCGACCCGCTCGTGCTCCCCCACGCCGTCTTCCTCGTCGTGCTGCTGCTGGCTGCGGTCGCCCTGCTCGCTGTCCCCGAGACGGTGGCGACGCCAGAGCCGCGGCCCGCGTATCGACCCCAGCGCCTGGCGGCGCCGCCCGCATCCCGCCGGATCTTCATCGCCGCGGGATTCGGCGCCTTCGCCGGCTTCGCCCTGTTCGGCCTGTTCACCTCTCTCGCCCCGACCTTCCTCGCCGGCACCTTCGACCAGCACGATCACCTCGTCGCCGGCGCGACGACGTTCTCCGTCTTCGGAGCGGCGGCCGCGGCGCAGGTGCTGCTCGCCCGCGTGCCCGTGCGCGTGCAGCTCGGGATCGCCCGGCTCGCATGCGCCGTGGGCCTCGTTCTCGTCGCCGCAGGTGCCGTGCTGCCCAACCTCGCACTTTTCCTCGTCG
Proteins encoded:
- a CDS encoding FAD-binding oxidoreductase, whose translation is MRTSDWLAARVASAVPDTAHGRVLTLAVPGWPGNAPGQHLDIRLTAPDGYQAERSYSIASFGPGESVEIAVDEIPEGEVSPYLVRVAEPGDALEVKGPLGAYFVWDAADPSPVQLIAGGSGIVPLLAMARAREVAGIGAPFRLLYSVRTAADALYRDEVERLGAAGLDVTWAYTRQAPTGWPGRVGRLDAERIAQTTWMPAQHPLTFICGPTSFVEAAADAMVAAGHDPARVKTERFGGS
- a CDS encoding molybdopterin-dependent oxidoreductase, yielding MAEFTRGFGGRRRESDPRLPPGQYLTADFPVLSAGPTPRIPESEWSFSIRTESGQVTSWSWSEFLDLPAEDVHTDIHCVTRWSKLDTTWRGVSIDTLFAGIDTSYEYAMAHSYGGYTTNVPMADLRGGKAWIAYSFDGKPLDPEHGGPARLLVPHLYFWKSAKWVRGLSMQKHDDPGFWEQNGYNLHGDPWTEERYW
- a CDS encoding MFS transporter; the encoded protein is MSQVRTSNRKVSHGAGFWIVAIAFLLVMAYSTVPTPLYPLYQELDHFPVSIVTVIFAAYAVGVVFSLFFLGHISDWTGRRRMLVIAVLVSAVSAVMFLAVMSVPGLIAARLVNGVSVGILTATATAHLGELRQAARPDENAIVAASVAGAANIGGLALGPLIGGLFAEFLPDPLVLPHAVFLVVLLLAAVALLAVPETVATPEPRPAYRPQRLAAPPASRRIFIAAGFGAFAGFALFGLFTSLAPTFLAGTFDQHDHLVAGATTFSVFGAAAAAQVLLARVPVRVQLGIARLACAVGLVLVAAGAVLPNLALFLVGGVVSGVGVGLLFKASIATASALADPSRRGETLALIFLIAYCGLALPVLAVGVFLTFVDQTVVLLIFAALVFVATVVAATMMRARKAQA